In one Brassica oleracea var. oleracea cultivar TO1000 chromosome C9, BOL, whole genome shotgun sequence genomic region, the following are encoded:
- the LOC106312939 gene encoding heat stress transcription factor A-1b-like isoform X2 encodes MEPVLEPAPSVNSNPSPIPPPINSVPPFLSKTYDMVDDLSTNEVVSWSSGNNSFVVWDVPEFSKVFLPKYFKHNNFSSFVRQLNTYGFRKVDPDRWEFANEGFLRDQKQLLKGITRRKSSHVQQQNQQQTQVENSSLAPCVEVGKCGIAEEEVERLERDKNVLMQELVRLRHQQQATEHQLKDAVQKVQAMEQRQQQMMSFLAKVVQSPGFLNQLVAQQSSNDGDRQIQGSSNKKRRLPGEEANDVDRQIVKYQPSINEAAQTMLRQFLNMSSSNECESVSNSLNSSNTVSGVTLPEVSPDSAYSATNQVPEAGLAHHPQAGLVQPNLGPSPAAASWSPESECKTGNGECLDPIMAALGGSLEMEGDAVSPKGEGEMKELLVSQLPGVQDPFWEQFFADEAPVSGDAEETISGSVENNDLAMEQELSEWTRDQQQVNHITEQMGFLSSETHGGEAVKGI; translated from the exons ATGGAACCGGTTCTTGAACCAGCACCGTCCGTGAACTCAAACCCGTCGCCTATACCGCCTCCGATTAACTCTGTGCCCCCTTTCTTGAGCAAAACCTACGACATGGTTGATGATCTTTCCACCAATGAGGTCGTTTCTTGGAGCAGCGGGAACAACAGCTTCGTCGTCTGGGACGTGCCCGAGTTCTCGAAGGTGTTCTTGCCTAAGTACTTCAAGCACAACAATTTCTCCAGCTTCGTCAGACAGTTAAATACATAT GGATTCAGAAAAGTTGATCCAGATCGATGGGAATTTGCAAACGAGGGATTCTTAAGAGACCAAAAACAACTACTAAAGGGCATTACAAGGAGGAAATCTTCGCACGTGCAGCAGCAGAATCAGCAACAAACTCAAGTTGAGAACTCATCTCTTGCTCCTTGTGTCGAGGTAGGGAAGTGTGGAATAGCAGAAGAAGAAGTGGAAAGACTCGAGAGGGATAAGAACGTTCTTATGCAGGAACTTGTCAGGTTAAGGCATCAACAGCAGGCCACCGAACACCAGCTGAAGGATGCGGTTCAGAAAGTTCAGGCGATGGAGCAGAGGCAACAGCAAATGATGTCGTTTTTGGCCAAGGTTGTTCAGAGTCCAGGCTTCTTAAACCAGTTAGTAGCACAACAGAGTAGTAATGATGGTGACAGACAGATTCAGGGTAGCAGCAACAAAAAGAGGAGACTTCCTGGGGAGGAGGCTAATGATGTTGACCGTCAGATTGTTAAGTATCAGCCATCGATAAACGAAGCAGCACAGACTATGCTTCGACAGTTCTTGAATATGAGTAGCTCAAATGAGTGTGAATCGGTTTCAAACTCTCTGAACTCCTCGAATACAGTATCTGGAGTAACACTGCCCGAGGTTTCACCCGACTCGGCTTATTCAGCAACGAACCAAGTACCTGAGGCAGGTTTGGCTCATCATCCTCAAGCTGGTCTGGTTCAGCCAAACTTAGGTCCAAGTCCAGCTGCAGCTTCTTGGAGCCCTGAATCTGAATGCAAGACAGGTAATGGAGAATGTTTGGATCCAATAATGGCTGCTTTAGGGGGGTCGCTGGAGATGGAAGGCGATGCAGTTTCTCCTAAAGGTGAGGGAGAGATGAAAGAGTTACTTGTCTCTCAGCTGCCTGGAGTCCAAGACCCATTCTGGGAACAGTTTTTTGCTGATGAAGCCCCAGTGAGTGGAGACGCAGAAGAGACCATATCAGGGTCTGTGGAGAATAATGACTTGGCAATGGAGCAAGAACTGAGCGAGTGGACTAGGGATCAACAACAAGTGAACCATATCACTGAACAAATGGGGTTTCTTTCTTCGGAAACACATGGAG GAGAGGCTGTTAAGGGGATATGA
- the LOC106312939 gene encoding heat stress transcription factor A-1b-like isoform X3 yields MSVQGFRKVDPDRWEFANEGFLRDQKQLLKGITRRKSSHVQQQNQQQTQVENSSLAPCVEVGKCGIAEEEVERLERDKNVLMQELVRLRHQQQATEHQLKDAVQKVQAMEQRQQQMMSFLAKVVQSPGFLNQLVAQQSSNDGDRQIQGSSNKKRRLPGEEANDVDRQIVKYQPSINEAAQTMLRQFLNMSSSNECESVSNSLNSSNTVSGVTLPEVSPDSAYSATNQVPEAGLAHHPQAGLVQPNLGPSPAAASWSPESECKTGNGECLDPIMAALGGSLEMEGDAVSPKGEGEMKELLVSQLPGVQDPFWEQFFADEAPVSGDAEETISGSVENNDLAMEQELSEWTRDQQQVNHITEQMGFLSSETHGGKNEKHLLCIDVLS; encoded by the exons ATGTCAGTCCAG GGATTCAGAAAAGTTGATCCAGATCGATGGGAATTTGCAAACGAGGGATTCTTAAGAGACCAAAAACAACTACTAAAGGGCATTACAAGGAGGAAATCTTCGCACGTGCAGCAGCAGAATCAGCAACAAACTCAAGTTGAGAACTCATCTCTTGCTCCTTGTGTCGAGGTAGGGAAGTGTGGAATAGCAGAAGAAGAAGTGGAAAGACTCGAGAGGGATAAGAACGTTCTTATGCAGGAACTTGTCAGGTTAAGGCATCAACAGCAGGCCACCGAACACCAGCTGAAGGATGCGGTTCAGAAAGTTCAGGCGATGGAGCAGAGGCAACAGCAAATGATGTCGTTTTTGGCCAAGGTTGTTCAGAGTCCAGGCTTCTTAAACCAGTTAGTAGCACAACAGAGTAGTAATGATGGTGACAGACAGATTCAGGGTAGCAGCAACAAAAAGAGGAGACTTCCTGGGGAGGAGGCTAATGATGTTGACCGTCAGATTGTTAAGTATCAGCCATCGATAAACGAAGCAGCACAGACTATGCTTCGACAGTTCTTGAATATGAGTAGCTCAAATGAGTGTGAATCGGTTTCAAACTCTCTGAACTCCTCGAATACAGTATCTGGAGTAACACTGCCCGAGGTTTCACCCGACTCGGCTTATTCAGCAACGAACCAAGTACCTGAGGCAGGTTTGGCTCATCATCCTCAAGCTGGTCTGGTTCAGCCAAACTTAGGTCCAAGTCCAGCTGCAGCTTCTTGGAGCCCTGAATCTGAATGCAAGACAGGTAATGGAGAATGTTTGGATCCAATAATGGCTGCTTTAGGGGGGTCGCTGGAGATGGAAGGCGATGCAGTTTCTCCTAAAGGTGAGGGAGAGATGAAAGAGTTACTTGTCTCTCAGCTGCCTGGAGTCCAAGACCCATTCTGGGAACAGTTTTTTGCTGATGAAGCCCCAGTGAGTGGAGACGCAGAAGAGACCATATCAGGGTCTGTGGAGAATAATGACTTGGCAATGGAGCAAGAACTGAGCGAGTGGACTAGGGATCAACAACAAGTGAACCATATCACTGAACAAATGGGGTTTCTTTCTTCGGAAACACATGGAGGTAAGAATGAAAAGCATCTTCTCTGCATCGATGTTCTGTCTTGA
- the LOC106312939 gene encoding heat stress transcription factor A-1b-like isoform X1, whose translation MEPVLEPAPSVNSNPSPIPPPINSVPPFLSKTYDMVDDLSTNEVVSWSSGNNSFVVWDVPEFSKVFLPKYFKHNNFSSFVRQLNTYGFRKVDPDRWEFANEGFLRDQKQLLKGITRRKSSHVQQQNQQQTQVENSSLAPCVEVGKCGIAEEEVERLERDKNVLMQELVRLRHQQQATEHQLKDAVQKVQAMEQRQQQMMSFLAKVVQSPGFLNQLVAQQSSNDGDRQIQGSSNKKRRLPGEEANDVDRQIVKYQPSINEAAQTMLRQFLNMSSSNECESVSNSLNSSNTVSGVTLPEVSPDSAYSATNQVPEAGLAHHPQAGLVQPNLGPSPAAASWSPESECKTGNGECLDPIMAALGGSLEMEGDAVSPKGEGEMKELLVSQLPGVQDPFWEQFFADEAPVSGDAEETISGSVENNDLAMEQELSEWTRDQQQVNHITEQMGFLSSETHGGKNEKHLLCIDVLS comes from the exons ATGGAACCGGTTCTTGAACCAGCACCGTCCGTGAACTCAAACCCGTCGCCTATACCGCCTCCGATTAACTCTGTGCCCCCTTTCTTGAGCAAAACCTACGACATGGTTGATGATCTTTCCACCAATGAGGTCGTTTCTTGGAGCAGCGGGAACAACAGCTTCGTCGTCTGGGACGTGCCCGAGTTCTCGAAGGTGTTCTTGCCTAAGTACTTCAAGCACAACAATTTCTCCAGCTTCGTCAGACAGTTAAATACATAT GGATTCAGAAAAGTTGATCCAGATCGATGGGAATTTGCAAACGAGGGATTCTTAAGAGACCAAAAACAACTACTAAAGGGCATTACAAGGAGGAAATCTTCGCACGTGCAGCAGCAGAATCAGCAACAAACTCAAGTTGAGAACTCATCTCTTGCTCCTTGTGTCGAGGTAGGGAAGTGTGGAATAGCAGAAGAAGAAGTGGAAAGACTCGAGAGGGATAAGAACGTTCTTATGCAGGAACTTGTCAGGTTAAGGCATCAACAGCAGGCCACCGAACACCAGCTGAAGGATGCGGTTCAGAAAGTTCAGGCGATGGAGCAGAGGCAACAGCAAATGATGTCGTTTTTGGCCAAGGTTGTTCAGAGTCCAGGCTTCTTAAACCAGTTAGTAGCACAACAGAGTAGTAATGATGGTGACAGACAGATTCAGGGTAGCAGCAACAAAAAGAGGAGACTTCCTGGGGAGGAGGCTAATGATGTTGACCGTCAGATTGTTAAGTATCAGCCATCGATAAACGAAGCAGCACAGACTATGCTTCGACAGTTCTTGAATATGAGTAGCTCAAATGAGTGTGAATCGGTTTCAAACTCTCTGAACTCCTCGAATACAGTATCTGGAGTAACACTGCCCGAGGTTTCACCCGACTCGGCTTATTCAGCAACGAACCAAGTACCTGAGGCAGGTTTGGCTCATCATCCTCAAGCTGGTCTGGTTCAGCCAAACTTAGGTCCAAGTCCAGCTGCAGCTTCTTGGAGCCCTGAATCTGAATGCAAGACAGGTAATGGAGAATGTTTGGATCCAATAATGGCTGCTTTAGGGGGGTCGCTGGAGATGGAAGGCGATGCAGTTTCTCCTAAAGGTGAGGGAGAGATGAAAGAGTTACTTGTCTCTCAGCTGCCTGGAGTCCAAGACCCATTCTGGGAACAGTTTTTTGCTGATGAAGCCCCAGTGAGTGGAGACGCAGAAGAGACCATATCAGGGTCTGTGGAGAATAATGACTTGGCAATGGAGCAAGAACTGAGCGAGTGGACTAGGGATCAACAACAAGTGAACCATATCACTGAACAAATGGGGTTTCTTTCTTCGGAAACACATGGAGGTAAGAATGAAAAGCATCTTCTCTGCATCGATGTTCTGTCTTGA